Proteins from one Mugil cephalus isolate CIBA_MC_2020 chromosome 15, CIBA_Mcephalus_1.1, whole genome shotgun sequence genomic window:
- the irf1b gene encoding interferon regulatory factor 1b isoform X1, whose translation MPISRMRMRPWLEKMIESQSIEGLTWVDKEKTMFSIPWKHAARHGWELDKDASLFREWAIHTGKYSEGQTPCDPKTWKANFRCAMNSLPDIEEVKDKSINKGHQAMRVFRMLPTTSKSRDKRSKVREARSSKKNTNVKREEDSDYSNTQSPINQSPREESTQENTVDSTVHSDQQDFSFMHEPEVPEWSFSVEVGADLFYHKFEVSPERNISDYDESEDIIEICKQLEQETSWMSCNSIDKGFLCNEACTSPESQWSDSSSVGEVDEMPRYTNLCSDYRNETDDVWKGFCAQITPLY comes from the exons ATGCCAATTTCAAGGATGAGGATGAGGCCGTGGCTGGAGAAGATGATCGAGTCCCAGTCCATCGAGGGCCTGACCTGGGTGGACAAG GAAAAGACCATGTTTTCAATTCCCTGGAAGCACGCAGCCCGACACGGCTGGGAGCTGGACAAGGACGCAAGTCTGTTCAGGGAGTGGGCCATCCACACAG GGAAATACTCTGAAGGCCAGACACCTTGCGACCCAAAGACATGGAAAGCCAACTTCCGGTGTGCAATGAACTCTTTGCCTGACATTGAGGAGGTGAAAGACAAGAGCATCAACAAAGGCCACCAAGCCATGCGCGTCTTCAGGATGCTGCCTACCACCTCTAAATCGAGAG ATAAACGAAGCAAAGTCAGGGAAGCAAGGTCGAGCAAAAAG AACACAAATGTCAAGAGGGAGGAAGACTCTGACTACAGCAATACTCAGTCTCCTATTAATCAATCACCACGGGAGGAGTCCACTCAGGAAAACACAGTCGACAGCACAGTGCATTCAGACCAGCAAG ACTTCTCTTTTATGCACGAGCCCGAGGTTCCCGAATGGTCGTTTTCAGTCGAGGTCGGGGCTGACCTCTTCTACCACAAATTTGAAGTTTCGCCTGAGCGTAACATTTCCG ATTACGACGAATCCGAGGACATTATTGAG ATATGCAAGCAACTGGAGCAAGAGACAAGCTGGATGTCATGCAATTCAATTGACAAGGGGTTCCTGTGCAATGAAGCATGCACCAGTCCAGAAAGCCAGTGGAGTGATTCTTCCTCAG TCGGAGAAGTAGACGAAATGCCACGTTACACAAATTTGTGCTCAGACTACAGAAACGAAACAGACGACGTGTGGAAAGGCTTTTGTGCACAGATCACTCCCTTGTACTGA
- the irf1b gene encoding interferon regulatory factor 1b isoform X2 produces MPISRMRMRPWLEKMIESQSIEGLTWVDKEKTMFSIPWKHAARHGWELDKDASLFREWAIHTGKYSEGQTPCDPKTWKANFRCAMNSLPDIEEVKDKSINKGHQAMRVFRMLPTTSKSRDKRSKVREARSSKKNTNVKREEDSDYSNTQSPINQSPREESTQENTVDSTVHSDQQDFSFMHEPEVPEWSFSVEVGADLFYHKFEVSPERNISDYDESEDIIESEK; encoded by the exons ATGCCAATTTCAAGGATGAGGATGAGGCCGTGGCTGGAGAAGATGATCGAGTCCCAGTCCATCGAGGGCCTGACCTGGGTGGACAAG GAAAAGACCATGTTTTCAATTCCCTGGAAGCACGCAGCCCGACACGGCTGGGAGCTGGACAAGGACGCAAGTCTGTTCAGGGAGTGGGCCATCCACACAG GGAAATACTCTGAAGGCCAGACACCTTGCGACCCAAAGACATGGAAAGCCAACTTCCGGTGTGCAATGAACTCTTTGCCTGACATTGAGGAGGTGAAAGACAAGAGCATCAACAAAGGCCACCAAGCCATGCGCGTCTTCAGGATGCTGCCTACCACCTCTAAATCGAGAG ATAAACGAAGCAAAGTCAGGGAAGCAAGGTCGAGCAAAAAG AACACAAATGTCAAGAGGGAGGAAGACTCTGACTACAGCAATACTCAGTCTCCTATTAATCAATCACCACGGGAGGAGTCCACTCAGGAAAACACAGTCGACAGCACAGTGCATTCAGACCAGCAAG ACTTCTCTTTTATGCACGAGCCCGAGGTTCCCGAATGGTCGTTTTCAGTCGAGGTCGGGGCTGACCTCTTCTACCACAAATTTGAAGTTTCGCCTGAGCGTAACATTTCCG ATTACGACGAATCCGAGGACATTATTGAG TCGGAGAAGTAG